In Ipomoea triloba cultivar NCNSP0323 chromosome 15, ASM357664v1, one genomic interval encodes:
- the LOC116006629 gene encoding transmembrane protein 184A-like, protein MGPIYYILVALPCTAGAIGLAIFHIYRHLLNYTEPTYQRYIVRIIFMVPVYALTSFLSLVMNKSAIYFNSLREIYEAWVIYNFLSLCLEWVGGPGAIVLNLSGRFLKPNCCLMTCCFPPISLDGRFIRKCKQGCLQFVILKPILVALTFILYAKGKYEDGNFNPGQSYLYLTIVYTISYSMALYALLLFYVACRDLLQPFNPVPKFIIIKSVVFLTYWQGVLVFLAAKSRLIKDTEEAAEFQNFIICVEMLIAAIGHFYAFPYKEYAGANIGPSRGFTASLAHALMLNDFYHDTVHQFAPTYHDYVLYNHGDGEGAKKYRARTFVPTGQEMDAVRRNKHAFGNKLEDVQMSCRSSSASRTSQNPDNTQDSTKTEAMNSSLLMDTSSSQSLPYDLSLIDIDISDYPSKVPSVNETVKR, encoded by the exons ATGGGGCCTATATACTACATACTTGTTGCATTGCCTTGCACTGCTGGTGCCATTGGGTTGGCAATCTTCCACATATATCGGCACCTCTTGAACTACACGGAACCTACCTACCAGAGATACATTGTGCGCATCATATTTATGGTTCCT GTCTATGCGCTGACCTCTTTTTTATCTCTTGTAATGAACAAAAGTGCAATATATTTCAATTCCTTGCGAGAAAT ATATGAAGCCTGGGTCATATATAATTTCCTATCACTGTGCTTAGAATGGGTTGGTGGTCCAGGAGCTATTGTTCTAAATTTGAGTGGGCGGTTTCTAAAGCCTAATTGCTGTCTAATGACATGTTGCTTTCCTCCAATTTCATTGGATGG GAGATTCATACGGAAGTGCAAGCAGGGCTGCTTACAGTTCGTAATCCTCAAGCCTATCTTAGTTGCACTTACATTTATACTTTATGCTAAAGGAAAATATGAGGATGGAAATTTCAATCCGGGGCAATCATACCTCTATCTCACAATTGTCTATACCATTTCATACTCAATGGCACTTTATGCCTTGCTATTATTTTACGTAGCATGCAGAGATTTACTTCAGCCGTTTAATCCTGTTCCGAAATTCATTATAATCAAGTCTGTCGTATTCCTTACATATTGGCAG GGTGTTCTGGTTTTTCTTGCTGCGAAGTCCAGACTTATAAAGGACACAGAAGAAGCTGcagaatttcaaaattttataatttgcgTTGAGATGCTAATTGCAGCTATTGGACATTTTTATGCCTTTCCATACAAGGAGTATGCTGGTGCAAATATTGGTCCTTCTCGTGGCTTTACTGCAAGCCTTGCGCATGCTCTGATGTTGAACGACTTTTACCATGATACAGTGCATCAG TTTGCACCTACTTACCACGATTATGTACTCTACAACCACGGTGATGGTGAAGGAGCGAAGAAGTATAGGGCCCGGACCTTTGTTCCGACCGGCCAAGAGATGGATGCTGTTAGAAGAAATAAACATGCCTTTGGAAACAAGTTGGAAGATGTACAGATGTCATGTCGCTCATCATCTGCTAGCAGGACTTCACAGAATCCCGATAACACTCAAGATTCAACAAAAACTGAGGCAATGAACTCTTCACTACTCATGGATACATCAAGTTCACAGTCTTTGCCTTATGATCTGTCACTCATTGACATAGACATATCCGATTATCCCTCAAAGGTACCTTCAGTTAATGAAACTGTGAAGAGGTGA